TGCGGGTCGCCGAAAACCAGCGGATCCGCCAATGGATCATGTCCGAACACCGCCAGGTCAGCGACTTTTCCCGGCTCGACCGTGCCGATGTCCTCCAGACGCAGGACGCGCGCGTTGTCGCGAGTCGCCGAGACCAAGGCCTGCATCGGAGACTCGATCTCGCTGCGCAGCACCAGTTCGCGGCCTCGGCGGTCCTGGTTGGGGCCGATCAGGTCGGAGCCGGAGCCGATGAGTACGCCGGCCGCGCGCGCCGCGCGGATCGCTTCGGCCTGGCCCTCGATGACGTTGCCGACGCGCGCGCCGATGTGCGCCGGCAGGCCGGCTCCGGTCGAGTCCTTGAGAAGATCGTGCGCGACGGCCAATGTCGGCACCAGAGCGACACCTTTTTCGGCCATCAGCGCGGCCATCTCCGCGTCGATCTCCGAGCCGTGCTCCACGCATTTCGCACCGGCACTGATCGCCGTACGCAGGCCGGCGTTGTTGTGCGCGTGGACCGTCACGTACGTGCCGCGGGCCTCGGCTTCGGCGACCGCGGTGGCGATTTCCTCATAGGTGAACTGGGTGTCGGAGAGCTTGTCATGCCGCGACACGACGCCGCCGGTGACGCACATCTTCAGGAAGCTCGCACCGCGCCTGAACGCCTCGCGTGCGTTGCGCCGTACCGAATCCGGGCCGTCGGAAAGCAGCGACAACGCGACCAGTCCGGGAATCTGCCGCGCCGCCCAGTCGTCGGCCGAGTCCCACTCCGCGCCCAGATAACCGTGTCCGCCGGTCTGGCTCAGGATCGGTCCACAGTGGACGATCCGCGGCCCCGGCATCCGCCCGGACGCGACGACGCCGGCCAGGCCGTCGTCGACTCCGCCGGTGTCGCGGACCGTGGTGAAACCGGACTCCAACGTCCGCCGGCAGTTGACGAACATGTCGGCGGCGATCTCCGCGACCGACAGCGTGTGGGAGGTGCACAGCTTGTCCAGGTCGCTGGACAGCCCGAAATGTACGTGCGCGTCGATGAGACCCGGCGTCAGGTAGAGGCCGGACAGGTCCACGACCTCCGCACCCGGCGGCGGGCTGGCGCCCAACGCCGAGATCCGTCCGTTCTCGACCAGGACAGCCTGGTCGCGGACCGGGTCCGCGCCGGTCCCGTCGATGACGGTCGCTCCGGTCAGCCACATGGCGTACTCCGTCCGTGCGTCGGTGCCTGCTGTTCACTTTGAGCCGTGGCCGCGATCGGCGCCATCGACGTACGTCGCGCGCAGGCGCACGAGGACGCGACATCTGTCGATGGATCGCGACCACCGGTCGCCGGGACACTCGAACGACTCTCACGTCGAGGAGATCCGATGAGCCAGCAAACGCGACCGACCTCGTCCGATCGGGCTCAGTCAGCCACAACCCGGCGCGCGGTGCTGTTCGCCTCGTCCGTCGGCAACTTCGTCGAATGGTTCGACTTCACGCTGTACGGCTACACCGCCGCGGTGATCGCCGCGACGTTCTTTCCGGCCGGAAACGGCGCGGCGGCGTTGCTCGGCGCGTTCGCCGTCTACGGCGTCGCGTTCGTCGCGCGGCCGCTCGGCGCGGCGATGTTCGGCCGGATCGGCGACCGCCGCGGCCGGCGTACGTCGCTGGGCCTGTCGATCATGGTGATGGGCGCGTCGACGGCCGCCATGGGCCTCCTGCCCGGCTGGTCCTCGATCGGTGTGCTGGCGCCGATCCTGTTGTTGGTCTGCCGGCTGGTGCAGGGATTCTCCGCCGGCGGCGAATACAGCGGTGCGCTGACCTTCACCATCGAGCACGCACCGGACAACCGGCGCGCGTGGTTTCTGGGTCTGGTGGGGTCGTCCACCATGCTCGGCGCGGTGTGCGCGACGGCCGTGGCGCTGGTCTTCCAGTCGGTCACCGGGCCGCGCTTCGCCGTCGACGGATGGCGCTGGATGTTCGTCCTCGCCGGCGCGATCGCGCTGGTCGGACTGTTTCTTCGGCTGCGTGTCGACGAAAGTCCGGTGTTCGAGGAAATGCGCAAACAGCAGGCGCCACTGCGGCCATTTCAGGTGCTGCTGCGGGACCACTGGCGGACATTGCTGGTGTTGTTCGTCTACTTCGCAACGCTGGGCCTGCTCACCCACATGTTCCTCGGATATCTGCCGACCTACCTGAACAGGGCGATCGGCGTGTCCACCGGCACGGTCCTGGCGCTCACCACCGTGGCGAATCTGGCGTCGATCCCGGTCTCGTTGTCGTTGTCTGTCCTGGCCGATCGCTATGGCCGCCGGATCCAGGTCCGGCTCGGCGCCATGGCCGCGGTCGTGCTGCCGGTGCCCGCGTACCTGTTGATCGGCACCGGCAGCACCGCCGCCGTGATCGCCGCCCTGGTGCTGTTCGTCTTCGCCGTCTGCCTGCTCACGATGGGTGCGCTGTCGGTGCTGGAGCTCTATCCGACCGGCGTACGGTTCAGCGGGATGGCGCTGCCCTACAACCTGGCGTACGCGGTCTTCGGCGGCACGGCACCACTGGTGAGCGCGCTCCTGGTGGACAGCACCGGCAGCCTGCTCTCGCCGGCGATCTATGCCAGCGTGGTCGCGGTGCTGGCATTGCCGATCCTGCTGAAGGGCATCCCGGAGACCAAAGGCGTCGACCTGCGCTCCTAGTACCAGGCGGGCATGTAGCGCTCGAACCAGCCGAGCACGCGAGCCAGGAAGTCGACCAGCGCGGGATAGCCGGCGACACCGTGGCCTTCCTGCGGATAGATCACCAAGGTCGAGTCCACTCCGTACGCGCGGAGAGCGCGGTGGAATTCGAGCGCTTGCGTCGGCGGAGTGCAGCGGTCCAGGGCACCGGCGACGTTCAGGCAGGGCGTACGGACACGGCTGGCGCGAAGCACCGGACTGCGCTGGTGCACCGCGTTGCCGGGCTCTTCCGGATCGGCGCCGAGGAAGCTGTTACCCCAGCCGGCGACGTTGCTGGTGAACGCCTGGCTGTACCAGTCGGTCACCGGCGAGAGCGGCACCGCCGCGGCGAACCGCGTGCTCTGGGTGACCAGCCACGCGGACATGAAACCGCCGTAGCTGCGGCCGATCAGGCCGATCCGGTCCGGGTCGGCCACGCCGCGTCGGACGAGTTCGTCGATGCCGCTGAGGATGTCGTGTGCGTCCGCTCCGCCCATGTCGCGTACGACGTGGCCGGCGAACTCCTGGCCGCGGCCGCTGCTGCCGCGCGGATTCGGGTTGAGCACGGCGTAGCCGCGCGCGACGAGGAGCGGGACCCAGGCGTAATTCATCGACCACTGGTCGCAGAACGACCAGATCGGGCCGCCGTGAATGGTGACGACCAGCGGGAAGGGACCGTCGCCGGCCGGTGTGCAGAGGATGCCTTCGATCTCCAGGCCGTCCGGCGCTCGCCAGCTGACCGGCTCCGACCTGCCGGCGACCGACAGCAGCCAGTCGGTGCCGGCGTGCGCGACCGACGCGATCACGACCTCGTCGAGCATCACCTGGTGCGGAGTCCGATAGCCGTGCTGCACGGTCACCACGCGCCCGTCCTGTGTGAACGCCCCTTCCGGATGCCAGCCGCCGGCAGCGCGGCCGACCGCGAAGATCTCGTCCGTACGACCGTCCTCGGTGTCCAGGACGGCGGCGACACTGTCGAGGTGCCGCCGGCCGAGATAGCCGAGCCGCCGCTCGTCGATCCACTGCAGCCAGGTCACATCGGTGCCGGCGGTGTCCGCGACCGCGGTCGCGCCGGTCGCCACGTCGATCAGCACGAGGTCGCCGGCGACGAGCCACCGGTCACTGCAGATCGCGCGTACGACGGCCACTCGCCGCCCGTCGAGCGAGCCGGTGACCCAGCCGAGCTGCACCGGGCTCGCGTACAACCGCTTGCTGGCGCCGCCGCCGAGGTCGAGCAGGGTGACTTCGGCGCCATACCAGCTGTCCTCGTCCGGCGCCGGTGAGGTGATGGCGACGACCCGGTCGCTGCCGCACCAGTCGGCCTCCCAGCAGTTCAGGCCGGGCGCGGAGATGCGAGCCAGCTCGCCGGTGCCCACGTCGTAAACCCACAGCGTGCGCCATCCGTCGGACGCCGAGCCGTCCTCGACGGTCGGCATCCACTCCGGTTGCTCGGCGGTGTCGCGTACGTGTGTGCCGGAGCCCTGGCCGCCGGCAAGGTCGGCCCCCGGCGCCGCGACCCCGAGCAGGATCCTGGTGCCGTCGGCCGACCAGCGCAGATATTCGACCGTGCCAGGCACGTGCGGAGCCGCGACGAGCTCGTCGCCGGTGTTGAGCTGCAGCTGGAACACTCCGGCCGCGGCGCTGTCGGTCAGGGCGGCGAGGGTCCGGCCGTCCGGTGCGTAGCGCGCTCCGCGCGTCGAACCACCGAGCGACGGCATGGCGTGCAGGCGCCCGTCGGCAACGGTGTAGATGGCCGTACGGGGGAGGCCGTCCAACGCGTCGTAGACGCTCGCGGTGACGACGACTCGCCGGCCGTCGCGGCTCACGTGCGGCTCCCGCAACGCGTGCGGAGCGCCGAACGCCGGCTTGTGCAGCTGGTGCTGGAAGTTCGAGACGTACGCGCGCAGATCTTCGTCCATGGTCAACCCATCACCGTGCCGGAGCTGTCCGCGTTTCGCTCGCGTTTGCGAGAGAACGCGCCGAGATCGATTCTGCGTCCAGTGTGGACCGCCTGGTAGTGCACCGGGTTCGTGTCATGGTCGGCACCGGACTCGACCTGCTCGATCAGCGTCGCCATCAGCCGTCCCACCACCGGCGCGTTCTTGAACTGGTTGCCGCTGGTGCCGATCGCCACGTAGAACCCCGGCAACTCGGTACGGTCGTAGATCGGCGTCCAGTCGTCGGTGACGTCGTACACGCCGACCACGCCGCGCGCTCGGTTCGGCACGCGCAACCCCGGGAGTCGCCGCGCGGCTCGGGTGACCTGCGCGTCGAACACCGCCATGGTCGGGTGCGGATCGGCGTCGTCGGGGTCGTCGAGCCATTGGAACGGGTCGCACTGCG
The nucleotide sequence above comes from Fodinicola acaciae. Encoded proteins:
- a CDS encoding metal-dependent hydrolase family protein, whose protein sequence is MWLTGATVIDGTGADPVRDQAVLVENGRISALGASPPPGAEVVDLSGLYLTPGLIDAHVHFGLSSDLDKLCTSHTLSVAEIAADMFVNCRRTLESGFTTVRDTGGVDDGLAGVVASGRMPGPRIVHCGPILSQTGGHGYLGAEWDSADDWAARQIPGLVALSLLSDGPDSVRRNAREAFRRGASFLKMCVTGGVVSRHDKLSDTQFTYEEIATAVAEAEARGTYVTVHAHNNAGLRTAISAGAKCVEHGSEIDAEMAALMAEKGVALVPTLAVAHDLLKDSTGAGLPAHIGARVGNVIEGQAEAIRAARAAGVLIGSGSDLIGPNQDRRGRELVLRSEIESPMQALVSATRDNARVLRLEDIGTVEPGKVADLAVFGHDPLADPLVFGDPHEVKVVLRRGRVVKDIR
- a CDS encoding MFS transporter, with translation MSQQTRPTSSDRAQSATTRRAVLFASSVGNFVEWFDFTLYGYTAAVIAATFFPAGNGAAALLGAFAVYGVAFVARPLGAAMFGRIGDRRGRRTSLGLSIMVMGASTAAMGLLPGWSSIGVLAPILLLVCRLVQGFSAGGEYSGALTFTIEHAPDNRRAWFLGLVGSSTMLGAVCATAVALVFQSVTGPRFAVDGWRWMFVLAGAIALVGLFLRLRVDESPVFEEMRKQQAPLRPFQVLLRDHWRTLLVLFVYFATLGLLTHMFLGYLPTYLNRAIGVSTGTVLALTTVANLASIPVSLSLSVLADRYGRRIQVRLGAMAAVVLPVPAYLLIGTGSTAAVIAALVLFVFAVCLLTMGALSVLELYPTGVRFSGMALPYNLAYAVFGGTAPLVSALLVDSTGSLLSPAIYASVVAVLALPILLKGIPETKGVDLRS
- a CDS encoding S9 family peptidase: MDEDLRAYVSNFQHQLHKPAFGAPHALREPHVSRDGRRVVVTASVYDALDGLPRTAIYTVADGRLHAMPSLGGSTRGARYAPDGRTLAALTDSAAAGVFQLQLNTGDELVAAPHVPGTVEYLRWSADGTRILLGVAAPGADLAGGQGSGTHVRDTAEQPEWMPTVEDGSASDGWRTLWVYDVGTGELARISAPGLNCWEADWCGSDRVVAITSPAPDEDSWYGAEVTLLDLGGGASKRLYASPVQLGWVTGSLDGRRVAVVRAICSDRWLVAGDLVLIDVATGATAVADTAGTDVTWLQWIDERRLGYLGRRHLDSVAAVLDTEDGRTDEIFAVGRAAGGWHPEGAFTQDGRVVTVQHGYRTPHQVMLDEVVIASVAHAGTDWLLSVAGRSEPVSWRAPDGLEIEGILCTPAGDGPFPLVVTIHGGPIWSFCDQWSMNYAWVPLLVARGYAVLNPNPRGSSGRGQEFAGHVVRDMGGADAHDILSGIDELVRRGVADPDRIGLIGRSYGGFMSAWLVTQSTRFAAAVPLSPVTDWYSQAFTSNVAGWGNSFLGADPEEPGNAVHQRSPVLRASRVRTPCLNVAGALDRCTPPTQALEFHRALRAYGVDSTLVIYPQEGHGVAGYPALVDFLARVLGWFERYMPAWY